A window from Sphingobacterium hotanense encodes these proteins:
- a CDS encoding IPExxxVDY family protein: MSKITFKLETDFDLELDFILIGISSVLRDYRLCHFINKHTGLKLVHGKEDYIDHNGKEKEKPQNELDYHIIYETKKNKPSVQHHFITYRYNNQTYDFEFYLLSNKSIEGGTLIPEIVSFDYFLLIKHYIDEEDLEALIENIKAIPEVLLVKEIDPTALKSKENLIF; encoded by the coding sequence TTGAGCAAGATAACTTTTAAACTTGAAACCGACTTTGACCTCGAACTGGATTTTATCCTGATTGGCATAAGCTCCGTCTTAAGAGACTATCGGCTTTGTCACTTTATCAACAAACACACCGGGCTCAAACTCGTACATGGTAAAGAAGATTACATAGACCATAACGGCAAGGAAAAAGAAAAACCGCAAAACGAACTCGACTACCACATCATCTACGAGACGAAGAAAAACAAACCCAGCGTACAACATCATTTCATCACCTACCGTTACAATAATCAAACTTACGACTTCGAATTCTATCTACTTAGCAATAAGTCTATTGAAGGAGGTACTTTGATCCCAGAGATTGTGAGCTTTGACTACTTTCTGCTGATAAAACATTATATTGATGAAGAAGATCTAGAAGCGCTAATAGAGAACATTAAAGCGATACCGGAAGTACTACTTGTAAAAGAAATAGACCCAACGGCATTGAAATCTAAAGAAAATCTGATATTTTAG